In Vespa velutina chromosome 1, iVesVel2.1, whole genome shotgun sequence, the following proteins share a genomic window:
- the LOC124956993 gene encoding protein sidekick isoform X2: MKVPWISILSVYPSDERSDSERNARIRKFLFTTVCIAWIMSSACATEPLQEPRFTTQPSSSGNILSEHRKKFLQCQARGYPQPKYQWFKNGKPLSNELTSEPYFRIESTHREDAGVYHCVATNSVGSIFSERITFTVAYMGLFEDLTKRIVTVESGSAAILELPPIESHPIPDVTWFTSDGSLLYGIKYATTDHKLLILNASEEDQGLYRAKAINTQLGKEENSPFFKLQVIGDPNIEVAPTIIVKPQNTQILKDQDVTYIHCIANARSLHELRTLWTKDGISIENSRISYSFNDSWNRTLILISANITYNGIYSCHVDLRSGGYPTVNASAKVIVYEKPTFITELKRETLSDYGSTVTLSCDAIGVPPPKISWFFNTEPINHLLGSRYEIEKDGSLIIKKLSMDDSGMFQCLASNDAGEASSYTWLKAKKELRSYLKNRIIRWAAGYSVVRARQPDRRFKFSQYLATSGPIMENGPQNLTVLDGKDIVLTCNAIAAPIPNSTWIYNDTMPVEIAGRVQVIENGDLLIAAVKLNDAGKYTCIRANEAGSVNGSAFVTVLVRTQIIQPPVDTSVLLGHTAELQCKVSNDPSVLYDIAWFHNAQVINTQASQRIKMRNDGTLEIIAVRASDVGEYTCSVVSPGGNETRSARLSVIEIPFAPINVMADRVERISPRTINVTWVPGFDGNSPIKKFKVEHREVPELGPIPDPLLNWSIERDNISAQNRWILLNNLKAAAAYQFRVSAENSVGEGPPSDPSNVVVLPQEPPSGSPIGFVGSARSSSEIITQWQPPLEEFRNGHILGYLLRYRLYRYNDSPWTVQNITNEAQRNYLISDLITWKDYIVQIAAYNDKGVGVFTEELKIKTKEGVPEAPPTNIKAKAINSTAVKVWWKPPNPQKINGINQGYKLQAWTGNSLSEANEYKAMTVPPSLLDPLAEQSAIFVDLKKYTLYNITVLCFTDPGDGERSIPIEVRTCEDVPEEVENLQFDDISDRALTVKWNPPKEINGVLICYQLKYMIKDLPESLKTENFTADIQSTKVEHLQALTHYKFEVIAWTSVGPGKSKVAIIQSGVEPVLPEPPTKLALSNIDAFSVVLQFTPGFDGNSSITKWIVQAQTARNSTWYNIYEVSDPDASTISVGSLIPFMQYKLRLIANNVVGLSRPSEPTKVFQTIQAPPSHPPKNVTVRAMSATELRVRWTPLQQVEWYGNPRGYNIAYIELRTNISKNITIEDHTANSYILENMKGYALYEIVMQAFNDVGSSPLSPKAIERTRESVPSSGPVSVEANATSSTTILVKWGDVPIEHQNGLIEGFKVYYGANSRSPFQYKNIPSNTTFTTTLTELRKFVQYHVQVLAYTRLGDGTLSMPPVRVRTFEDAPGPPSNVSFPDVSFSTARIIWDTPDDPNGEILAYKVMFHLNNSQDHQFSKEFPASDRTFRATSLEPERYYMFSVTAQTRLGWGKTAYVLVFTTNNRERPQPPSVPQISKSQIQSRQITFSWTPGRDGFAPLRYYTVQQSENSGPFQTIPERVDPSLTSYTANNLKPFTLYQFRIQATNDIGPSDWSTESIPVQTLPAAPSRGVTGLKVVPITTSSVEVYWNTIDEIYWSGDHKTGGYRVVYQPVSDFPIALQATPKEDILGIKETKMILSDLTEDRYYEIIVLPFNSEGEGPPSPPVTVYVGEAVPTGVPQHVKAESISSTEVLLRWKPPQANMQNGDLLGYKIFYLVTDSPQKFEKKQEEEIEVVPASSLTYSLVFLDKYTEYRIQVLAFNPAGDGPRSPATTVRTKQDIPGPPNNLRFSEITMTSLRVSWESPKMRNGEIIGYVVTYETAEQNDRFSKQVKQKITETSLLIQSLEEEVMYTFMVRAQTIDFGPSICGNVTTGPQDGSPMAPSNLAVTKTVSSVELQWANGASGKGPILGYYIETRRKDDTRWQTIVRSSNGPLTEYTVSYQNLLPSTSYLFRVISYNRYGISYPVYSTETILTPSKLYLEYAYLQHKPFYRQTWFMVTLAATSIIIIIMVIAVLCVKSKSYKYKQEAQKTLEESMAMDTDDRQESDLELYRSRQGAGSGIAAGNNCGTLSKRNTLARKSMHPPPTTMLGKSPPRPSPASVTYHSDEESLKGYDENPDDSSVTEKPSEISSTDSQGSESENESVQSDPHSFVNHYANVNDSLRQSWKRQKPVRNYSSYTDSEPEGSAVVSLNGGQIIMNNMARSRAPLPGFSSFV; this comes from the exons AACCGCTTCAAGAGCCACGATTTACAACACAACCTTCCAGTAGTGGTAATATTCTTAGTGAACatcgtaaaaaatttctacaaTGTCAAGCAAGAg GATACCCACAACCAAAGTATCAATGGTTTAAAAATGGTAAACCCCTTAGTAATGAGCTCACTTCAGAACCTTACTTTCGAATTGAAAGTACACATAGAGAAGATGCAGGGGTATATCATTGCGTTGCTACAAATAGTGTAGGATCTATATTTAGTGAACGAATTACATTCACAGTAGCAT aTATGGGTTTATTTGAAGATCTCACAAAGAGAATAGTAACTGTAGAATCAGGTAGTGCTGCCATTTTAGAGCTACCACCAATTGAAAGTCATCCAATACCTGATGTGACATGGTTTACTTCTGATGGATCATTATTATATGGCATAAAATATGCAACCACAGATCATAAACTACTTATTCTCAATGCTTCAGAAGAAGATCAAGGTTTATACAG AGCCAAAGCTATTAACACGCAAttaggaaaggaagagaatagtccatttttcaaattacaaGTTATAGGAGATCCCAACATTGAAGTAGCTCCTACCATTATAGTAAAACCACAAAATACTCAAATATTAAAGGATCAAgatgttacatatatacattgtattgCAAATGCTAG atcacTTCATGAATTAAGAACGTTATGGACAAAAGATGGTATATCTATTGAGAATTCCAGAATATCATACAGTTTCAATGATTCATGGAATAGAaccttaatattaatttctgcCAACATAACTTATAATGGCATATATTCTTGTCATGTTGATTTAAGAAGTGGTGGTTATCCAACTGTAAATGCAAGTGCTAAAGTTATTGTATATg aaAAACCAACATTTATAACAGAATTAAAGAGGGAAACTTTGAGTGATTATGGTTCAACTGTTACATTATCTTGTGATGCTATTGGTGTTCCACCTCCAAAAATAAGTTGGTTTTTCAATACTGAACCTATCAATCATCTACTAGGGTCTAG gtatgaaattgaaaaagatgGATCTcttataatcaaaaaattatctatGGATGACTCTGGAATGTTTCAATGTCTTGCTTCAAATGATGCTGGGGAAGCATCTAGTTACACATGGTTAAAAGCTAAAA AAGAATTGAGAAGCTATCTGAAAAACAGAATTATTCGCTGGGCAGCTGGCTATAGTGTAGTCCGAGCTCGCCAGCCTGATCGCCGTTTTAAGTTCTCTCAATATTTAGCCA caTCTGGGCCAATTATGGAAAATGGTCCACAAAATTTAACTGTGTTAGATGGAAAGGATATAGTATTAACTTGCAATGCTATTGCAGCACCAATACCTAATTCTACATGGATttataatg aTACAATGCCTGTTGAAATTGCTGGAAGAGTACAAGTTATAGAAAATGGCGATCTTTTAATTGCAGCTGTGAAACTAAATGATGCTGGTAAATACACTTGTATTCGTGCAAATGAAGCTGGTTCTGTTAATGGGTCAGCGTTTGTCACTGTCCTCG TTCGAACACAAATTATTCAGCCTCCAGTTGATACTTCTGTTCTTCTTGGCCATACTGCTGAATTACAATGTAAAGTTTCAAATGATCCTAGTGTTTTATATGATATTGCATGGTTTCATAATGCACA agTGATAAATACACAGGCTagtcaaagaataaaaatgcgTAATGATGGCACATTAGAAATTATTGCCGTACGTGCTTCTGACGTAGGAGAATATACGTGTTCTGTCGTTTCTCCAGGCGGTAATGAAACACGTTCTGCACGACTTAGTGTAATAGAAATACCATTTGCTCCTATAAATGTTATGGCTGATCGAGTAGAACGAATTTCACCTCGTACAATAAATGTTACTTGGGTGCCAGGATTCGATGGAAACAGTCCTATAAAGAAGTTTAAAGTGGAACATCGTGAAGTTCCTGAATTAG GACCTATACCTGACCCTTTATTAAATTGGTCTATTGAAAGAGACAATATATCAGCTCAAAATCGATGGATATTGCTAAATAATCTGAAAGCAGCTGCAGCATATCAATTTCGTGTGAGTGCAGAAAATAGTGTCGGTGAAGGACCTCCTTCGGATCCAAGCAATGTTGTTGTTCTTCCACAAGaac CTCCTTCTGGGTCACCAATAGGTTTTGTTGGATCTGCCAGATCATCGTCAGAAATAATCACACAATGGCAACCACCACTCGAAGAATTTCGTAATGGTCATATTTTAGGATATTTACTAAGATATAgactatatagatataatgatAGCCCATGGACTGTTCAAAATATTACCAATGAAGctcaaagaaattatttaataagtgATTTAATAACATGGAAAGATTATATAGTGCAAATTGCAGCATATAATGACAAGGGTGTAGGTGTATTTACAGAAgaattaaagataaagacaAAAGAAGGAG TACCTGAAGCTCCACCTACTAATATTAAGGCAAAAGCAATTAATTCTACTGCAGTAAAAGTTTGGTGGAAACCTCCAAATCCTCAAAAAATTAATGGAATAAATCAAGGTTATAAATTACAAGCTTGGACAGGAAATAGTTTATCAGAAGCAAATGAATACAAAGCAATGACTGTACCACCGAGTTTACTTGATCCTCTAGCTGAACAAAGTGCTATTTTTGtggatttaaagaaatatactttgtataatataactGTGCTATGTTTTACTGATCCTGGAGATGGTGAAAGAAGCATTCCTATTGAAGTTCGCACATGTGAAGAtg tacctgaagaagtagaaaatttacaatttgatGACATAAGTGATCGCGCTCTTACTGTAAAATGGAATCCtccaaaagaaataaatggagTACTTATATgctatcaattaaaatatatgatcaaGGACTTACCAGAATCTCTCAAAACTGAAAATTTCACAGCAGATATTCAATCAACAAAAGTGGAACATTTgcaa GCCTTGACTCATTACAAATTTGAAGTTATTGCTTGGACTTCAGTAGGACCTGGTAAATCTAAAGTTGCTATTATACAATCTGGTGTAGAACCTGTTTTACCTGAGCCACCAACTAAATTGGCATTATCTAATATTGATGCATTTTCTGTGGTATTACAATTTACTCCAGGTTTTGATGGAAACTCTTCTATAACAAAGTGGATAGTACAA GCGCAAACAGCACGAAATTCAACGTGGTACAACATTTATGAAGTTTCCGACCCTGATGCTAGTACAATTTCAGTTGGTAGTTTAATACCTTTTATGCAAtataaacttcgtttgatagCTAATAATGTTGTTGGTCTTTCACGGCCATCAGAACCAACAAAAGTATTTCAAACTATTCAAGCACCACCTTCTCATCCTCCAAAGAATGTTACAGTTCGAGCAATGAGTGCTACAGAGTTGCGTGTTAGGTGGACT CCTTTACAGCAAGTTGAATGGTATGGAAATCCACGTGGCTATAATATCGCTTATATAGAACTTCGAACGAacatatcaaaaaatattactatagAAGATCATACTGCAAATTCTTATATTctagaaaatatgaaaggtTATGCACTTTATGAAATAGTGATGCAAGCATTTAATGATGTTGGATCCTCTCCATTAAGTCCTAAAGCTATTGAAAGAACTCGTGAATCAG ttccTTCCTCTGGACCAGTTAGTGTAGAAGCAAATGCTACTTCTTCTACAACTATACTCGTCAAATGGGGTGATGTACCCATTGAACATCAAAATGGATTAATAGAAGGTTTTAAAGTTTACTATGGAGCCAACTCTAGATCACcgtttcaatataaaaatattccaagtAATACAACGTTCACAACAACTTTAACAGAATTACGAAAATTTGTGCAATATCACGTCCAAGTATTAGCTTATACAAGATTAGGTGATGGTACTTTGAGTATGCCTCCGGTGCGAGTTCGAACTTTTGAAGatg ctCCTGGACCTCCGTCAAACGTATCTTTTCCTGATGTGAGTTTTAGTACAGCACGCATTATATGGGACACTCCAGATGATCCAAATGGAGAAATTCTTGCATATAAAGTCATGTTTCATCTTAATAACAGTCAAGATCATCAATTCTCAAAAGAATTTCCAGCTTCAGATAGAACTTTTAG AGCTACTAGTTTAGAACCAGAAAGATATTATATGTTTTCCGTCACAGCACAAACACGACTTGGATGGGGTAAAACAGCATATGTTCTTGTATTTACAACAAATAACAGAGAACGACCTCAACCTCCATCAGTGCCTCAAATAAGTAAATCACAAATACAAAGTCGTCAAATAACATTTAGTTGGACACCAGGTCGTGATGGTTTTGCTCCTTTAAG atattatacgGTGCAACAGTCGGAAAATTCTGGACCATTTCAAACGATTCCTGAAAGAGTGGATCCCTCCTTAACATCTTACACtgcaaataatttaaaacCGTTTACGTTATACCAATTTCGTATACAAGCGACTAACGATATAGGACCCTCAGATTGGAGTACAGAATCAATTCCAGTACAGACATTACCAGCAG ctCCTTCACGAGGTGTAACTGGATTAAAAGTTGTACCTATCACAACATCAAGTGTAGAAGTATATTGGAATACTATTGATGAGATATATTGGAGTGGTGATCACAAAACAGGTGGTTATCGTGTAGTTTACCAACCAGTATCAGATTTTCCAATAGCTCTTCAAGCAACTCCAAAAGAAGACATTTTAGGAATAAAG gaaacaaaaatgatattaagtGATTTGACAGAAGATagatattatgaaattatagtGCTACCATTTAATTCTGAGGGTGAAGGTCCGCCAAGTCCTCCAGTTACTGTATATGTAGGTGAAGCAGTACCCACCGGAGTGCCTCAACATGTTAAAGCTGAATCAATTTCTTCTACAGAAGTTTTATTACGTTGGAAACCTCCACAAGCAAATATGCAAAATGGAGATCTTCTTGGATACAAA atattttaccTGGTAACTGATTCGCCgcaaaaattcgaaaaaaaacaagaagaagaaatagaagttgTACCGGCATCTTCTTTAACTTATAGCTTAGTTTTCCTTGATAAGTATACAGAATATCGTATACAAGTATTAGCATTTAATCCTGCTGGCGATGGTCCACGATCTCCAGCAACTACTGTGAGAACAAAACAA GATATACCAGGACCACCTAACAACTTACGATTTTCCGAAATTACAATGACAAGTTTACGTGTATCGTGGGAATCTCCAAAAATGCGAAATGGTGAAATAATTGGTTATGTAGTAACTTATGAAACAGCAGAACAAAATGATC gtTTTAGTAAACAAGTCAAgcaaaaaataacagaaactAGTTTACTCATTCAATctttagaagaagaagttatGTATACTTTCATGGTTCGAGCACAAACTATTGATTTTGGACCCTCAATATGTGGTAATGTTACCACTGGACCACAAGATGGTTCTCCAATGGCACCTAGTAATCTTGCTGTTACTAAAACTGTTTCGAGTGTAGAATTGCAATGGGCAAATGGAGCTTCTGGAAAAGGACCTATTTTAGGATATTACATTGAAACGAGACGTAAAG ATGATACACGTTGGCAAACAATAGTGCGCAGTAGTAATGGACCTTTGACAGAATACACAGTGTCTTATCAAAATTTACTTCCATCTACTTCATATCTGTTCAGAGTAATATCTTATAATCGATATGGCATTAGTTATCCAGTGTATTCTACAGAAACA ATTTTAACACCTTCAAAGTTATATTTGGAATATGCTTATTTACAACATAAACCATTCTACAGGCAAACCTGGTTTATGGTAACATTAGCTGCTAcatcaatcattattataattatggtTATAGCAGTTTTATGTGTAAAGAGTAAAAGTTACAAATATAAAC AAGAAGCGCAAAAAACTCTTGAAGAGTCTATGGCCATGGATACTGATGATAGACAAGAATCAGATTTGGAACTATATCGATCACGACAAGGAGCTGGTAGTGGGATAGCTGCAGGAAATAATTGTGGAACCTTAAGCAAAAGAAATACATTAGCACGAAAATCTATGCATCCACCTCCTACTACAATGTTAGGTAAATCTCCCCCTAGACCTTCACCTGCTTCAGTTACTTATCATAGTGATGAAGAAAGTCTTAAAGGCTATGATGAAAATCCTGATGACAGTAGTGTCACAGAAAAACCTTCAGAAATCAGCTCTACAGATTCTCAg GGTTCTGAGAGTGAAAATGAAAGTGTACAGTCAGATCCACATTCCTTCGTGAATCATTACGCAAATGTAAATGATTCATTAAGACAATCTTGGAAACGTCAAAAACCAGTAAGGAATTATTCTTCATATACTGATTCTGAACCCGAAGGTAGTGCAGTTGTTAGTTTAAATGGTGGACAAatcattatgaataatatggCTCGATCAAGAGCTCCATTGCCTGGTTTTTCATCATTCGTATGA